In Acidobacteriota bacterium, the following are encoded in one genomic region:
- a CDS encoding rhomboid family intramembrane serine protease: protein MARYPYSTGSMRYTFGPGGITPAIKALILVNVAAFLVTALFPRITIYLGLTPLAVFERLWLWQPVSYLFLHSGLFHILFNMLALWMFGTELERLWGTIFFTRYYFITGIGAAATTLLVSLLPFDFARPTYYAITIGASGAVYGILLAYGMYYPDRPIYMYLLFPIPAKYFVIIIGAIAFYSSLSAASGGVAHAAHLGGLVVGYLYLSRGRGGPLAEVKYRYMKWKMARARRRFDVVSGGRGQGGGWGGSGRVH from the coding sequence GTGGCTCGCTATCCCTACTCGACGGGCTCGATGCGGTACACCTTCGGCCCCGGGGGCATCACTCCGGCCATCAAGGCGCTCATCCTCGTGAACGTGGCGGCGTTCCTCGTCACGGCGCTGTTTCCACGCATCACGATCTATCTCGGCCTGACACCGCTCGCCGTCTTCGAACGTCTCTGGCTCTGGCAGCCCGTCAGCTACCTGTTCCTCCACAGCGGCTTGTTCCACATCCTCTTCAACATGCTCGCGCTCTGGATGTTCGGCACGGAGCTCGAACGGCTCTGGGGCACGATCTTCTTCACGCGGTACTACTTCATCACCGGCATCGGTGCGGCCGCGACGACGCTGCTCGTGTCGCTGCTGCCGTTTGACTTCGCCCGCCCGACCTACTACGCGATCACCATCGGCGCCTCCGGAGCGGTCTACGGCATCCTGCTCGCCTATGGGATGTACTACCCCGACCGGCCGATCTACATGTACCTGCTCTTCCCGATCCCGGCGAAGTACTTCGTGATCATCATCGGTGCCATTGCCTTCTACTCGTCGCTGAGCGCGGCGAGCGGCGGTGTGGCGCACGCCGCGCACCTCGGCGGGCTGGTGGTCGGCTATCTCTACCTGTCGCGCGGGCGCGGCGGGCCGCTGGCCGAGGTGAAGTACCGCTACATGAAGTGGAAGATGGCGCGCGCGCGTCGGCGCTTCGATGTCGTGTCGGGTGGCCGAGGCCAGGGTGGCGGCTGGGGCGGAAGCGGCCGGGTCCACTGA
- a CDS encoding cupin domain-containing protein, which yields MRLHRWDEIAPERITEMVSRKVVSGERVMVSQAYLKRGALVPQHRHASEQLIYVLEGALRVMVEGEETVVRSGEVLWVPADATHQAEALEDTLELDVFSPIRDDWAG from the coding sequence GTGCGGCTGCACCGATGGGACGAGATTGCGCCCGAGCGGATCACCGAGATGGTGTCGCGGAAGGTCGTCTCGGGCGAGCGGGTGATGGTCTCGCAGGCGTACCTGAAGCGCGGCGCGCTCGTGCCGCAGCACCGCCACGCCAGCGAACAGCTGATCTACGTCCTCGAAGGGGCGTTGCGGGTGATGGTCGAGGGCGAGGAGACCGTGGTGCGCTCGGGCGAGGTGTTGTGGGTACCGGCCGACGCGACGCACCAGGCCGAGGCGCTCGAGGACACGCTGGAGCTCGACGTGTTCAGCCCCATCCGGGACGACTGGGCGGGGTAG
- a CDS encoding dehydrogenase E1 component subunit alpha/beta gives MKTAVTNGAATTPAKQAAGDLSREMLLRAYRTMVLSRKIDDKEVQLKNQSKIFFQISGAGHEAILTAVGLHLRPGQDWLYPYYRDRALCLTVGVTPYEMLLQAVGAKDDPASGGRQMPSHWGHRQLNIVSQSSPTGTQCLQAVGCAEAGDLYSRFHAIEGRERLFHPEEIVYVSLGDGTTSEGEFWESLNTACTKQLPVLYLVEDNGYAISVPVEVQTAGGDISRLVSGFPGLEVIRCDGTDFAASFAAAAEAVAYVRARRGPALLHAKVVRPYSHSLSDDERLYKTPAERETEARRDPIRRLAESLEHRGLATADMLADITALVEREVAEAADRALAAPKPRPETATFFVYSPTVDPSGDAFLADAVPEGKPDTMVAAINRTLKDEMAGNPRIVVFGEDVADASREDALAHVPGKGGVFKVTHGLQRTFGSDRVFNSPLAEANIIGRAVGMATRGLKPVVEIQFFDYIWPAMMQLRDEMSMLRYRSNNHWSCPMVVRVPIGGYLRGGAPYHSQSGESIFAHCPGIRIAFPSNAVDAAGLLRTAIRCDDPVLFLEHKHLYRQTYNKGQYPGPDYTIPFGRAAVRREGTDVVVLTYGALVQRSLLAAQQAEKLGVSTMVVDLRTLVPLDWATIAAAVARTNRVVVAHEDQLTCGFGAEIAARIGSELFEHLDAPVRRVAALDTPVAYCPEVEEVILPQSADVLRAIEEVASY, from the coding sequence ATGAAGACTGCCGTGACGAACGGAGCCGCAACGACTCCCGCCAAGCAGGCGGCAGGGGACCTCTCGCGTGAGATGCTTCTCCGCGCCTACCGCACGATGGTCCTGTCGCGGAAGATCGACGACAAGGAGGTTCAGCTCAAGAACCAGAGCAAGATCTTCTTCCAGATCAGCGGCGCCGGGCACGAGGCGATTCTCACGGCTGTCGGCTTGCACCTGCGGCCCGGCCAGGACTGGCTCTACCCGTACTACCGCGACCGCGCCCTCTGCCTCACCGTCGGCGTCACGCCCTACGAGATGCTGCTTCAGGCCGTCGGCGCCAAGGACGACCCCGCCTCCGGTGGCCGGCAGATGCCCTCGCACTGGGGCCACCGACAGCTCAACATCGTCTCGCAGTCGAGCCCGACCGGCACGCAGTGCCTGCAGGCGGTCGGATGCGCGGAAGCCGGCGACCTCTACTCTCGTTTCCATGCCATCGAGGGGCGCGAGCGGCTGTTCCACCCGGAAGAGATCGTCTACGTGTCGCTCGGGGACGGAACGACCAGCGAGGGCGAGTTCTGGGAGTCGCTGAACACGGCGTGTACGAAGCAACTGCCGGTCCTGTACCTCGTCGAGGACAACGGATACGCGATCTCGGTGCCGGTCGAGGTCCAGACCGCGGGCGGCGACATCAGCCGCCTGGTATCGGGGTTTCCCGGCCTCGAAGTCATCCGGTGCGACGGCACCGACTTCGCGGCCAGCTTCGCCGCGGCGGCCGAAGCCGTTGCCTACGTTCGCGCGCGGCGGGGTCCGGCACTCCTGCACGCGAAGGTCGTGCGGCCCTACTCGCATTCGCTCTCCGACGACGAGCGATTGTACAAGACGCCGGCAGAGCGCGAGACCGAGGCCAGGCGCGATCCCATCCGGCGGCTGGCCGAGTCGCTCGAGCATCGAGGCCTCGCTACCGCCGACATGCTGGCCGACATCACGGCGCTCGTCGAGCGGGAGGTGGCCGAAGCCGCGGACCGGGCGCTCGCCGCGCCCAAGCCCAGGCCCGAAACCGCGACGTTCTTCGTGTACTCGCCGACGGTCGACCCATCGGGCGACGCGTTTCTCGCAGACGCGGTTCCCGAGGGCAAGCCCGATACGATGGTGGCCGCCATCAACCGCACCTTGAAGGACGAGATGGCGGGCAATCCGCGCATCGTGGTCTTCGGCGAGGACGTGGCCGACGCGAGCCGGGAAGACGCCCTGGCCCACGTGCCGGGCAAGGGCGGCGTCTTCAAGGTCACGCACGGACTGCAGCGGACCTTTGGCTCCGATCGGGTGTTCAACTCTCCGCTGGCCGAGGCCAACATCATCGGACGCGCCGTCGGCATGGCGACGCGCGGGCTCAAGCCGGTCGTCGAGATCCAGTTCTTCGACTACATCTGGCCGGCCATGATGCAGCTGCGCGACGAGATGTCGATGCTGCGCTACCGGTCGAACAACCACTGGTCGTGCCCGATGGTCGTCCGTGTGCCCATCGGCGGCTACCTGCGGGGCGGCGCGCCGTACCACAGCCAGTCGGGCGAGAGCATCTTCGCGCACTGTCCCGGCATCCGCATCGCCTTCCCCTCGAACGCGGTCGACGCCGCGGGACTGCTGCGGACGGCCATCCGGTGCGACGACCCGGTGCTCTTCCTCGAGCACAAGCATCTCTACCGGCAGACGTACAACAAGGGCCAGTACCCTGGACCCGACTACACCATCCCGTTCGGCAGGGCCGCCGTGCGCCGCGAGGGGACGGATGTCGTCGTGCTCACGTACGGCGCGCTCGTGCAGCGCTCGCTGCTCGCCGCCCAGCAGGCCGAGAAGCTCGGCGTCAGCACGATGGTCGTCGACCTCCGGACCCTCGTCCCCCTCGACTGGGCGACGATCGCGGCGGCCGTCGCGCGCACGAACCGCGTGGTCGTGGCGCACGAGGACCAGCTGACGTGCGGCTTTGGAGCGGAGATCGCGGCGCGGATCGGCAGCGAGCTGTTCGAACACCTCGACGCCCCGGTGCGGCGGGTCGCGGCGCTCGATACGCCGGTGGCCTACTGCCCGGAGGTCGAAGAAGTCATCCTGCCCCAGTCAGCCGACGTGTTGAGAGCGATCGAGGAGGTCGCGTCGTACTGA
- a CDS encoding enoyl-CoA hydratase/isomerase family protein, which produces MQHLQVERAGGVSIITMARGKANAIDAAMLDELHAAVAEASADASARAVVLASASTRLFSGGFDVAEVFPLERAAMAAFFDRFVGLFEALRGLPKPTVAAVSGHAYAGGAILALACDFRVMADGEFGFALNEVNLGIVLPRRTVQPMLHVCGDPTLRYLLLTGQQLPAARALASGLALELAPVEEVRARAIALAQDLSEKPPSAFAALKASLASPPMTPADRRAVAEEFAASWDGEESRSRRAAVVAAMRK; this is translated from the coding sequence ATGCAGCACCTGCAGGTGGAACGCGCGGGCGGTGTGTCGATCATCACCATGGCCCGCGGGAAGGCCAACGCCATCGACGCCGCGATGCTCGACGAGCTGCACGCCGCCGTGGCCGAGGCGTCGGCCGACGCTTCGGCCCGCGCGGTGGTCCTCGCCAGCGCCAGCACCAGGCTGTTCTCGGGGGGCTTCGACGTGGCCGAGGTGTTTCCTCTCGAGCGGGCAGCCATGGCCGCCTTCTTCGACCGCTTCGTCGGGTTGTTCGAGGCCCTGCGCGGCCTGCCCAAGCCGACGGTGGCGGCCGTGTCCGGGCACGCGTACGCAGGCGGGGCGATTCTGGCGCTCGCGTGCGACTTCCGCGTCATGGCCGACGGGGAATTCGGCTTCGCCCTCAACGAGGTGAACCTCGGGATCGTCCTGCCGAGGCGCACGGTGCAGCCGATGCTGCACGTGTGTGGCGACCCGACGCTCCGCTACCTCCTGCTCACCGGTCAGCAGCTGCCGGCGGCGCGGGCGCTCGCATCGGGGCTCGCCCTCGAGCTCGCCCCCGTGGAGGAGGTTCGAGCCCGGGCGATCGCGCTGGCGCAGGATCTCTCGGAGAAGCCGCCATCCGCCTTCGCCGCCCTCAAGGCCAGCCTGGCGTCGCCGCCGATGACCCCGGCCGACCGGCGGGCGGTGGCTGAGGAGTTCGCCGCGTCGTGGGACGGCGAGGAGTCGAGGAGCCGTCGGGCGGCCGTCGTGGCGGCGATGAGGAAGTAG
- a CDS encoding helix-turn-helix domain-containing protein — MTGPQLDPRAVFGLKLRRLRESRHLTLSALAERAGLSTSYLAEIEAGQKYPKVEKIAHLADGLECTYDELISTTLDPDLDDLRRWLASPALLGFPFDRFGLPAADLSKLLTRRPHEIVALIGVFQDLARQHDIDAASIVGAILRAHCELSGFHDDELEQLAEQVGRRLGSGGPGRGPTREALRAFVEGNFVAAIDGGALNTRPALMSLLSARTGGPRSRLLLASGLTEAEQAFVLAREAGYGLLGPVTRSLTLPAEAPVSFSVALNDFRASYFAGALLVPRQRLARDLKPVFRGSTWQPEALLALADQYRVVPEVLMRRIAHVIAGQFGVPAYWTEVSLVDRDLRVTFSVEPSSGRRPLSVSRHEHLCRRSLATRLLTSLEASDRPMAPTSSPAVGAQLSTWPEASGDFFSLGMGVPRSLVTGGPIGLAVGAWADDALAKTIRFATPRALPRIVVGATCERCALGPDQCGERVAPARRQDRTAARDARRRELAALGVSGPSDSERPSPAVPRDQRRSKGGSPRRRSLGLPR, encoded by the coding sequence GTGACCGGACCCCAGCTCGACCCGCGGGCCGTGTTCGGCCTCAAACTGCGGCGCCTGCGCGAGAGCCGCCACCTCACGCTGTCGGCCCTCGCCGAACGCGCCGGGTTGTCGACCTCCTACCTCGCGGAGATCGAAGCGGGCCAGAAGTACCCGAAGGTCGAGAAGATCGCCCACCTCGCCGACGGGCTCGAGTGCACCTACGACGAGCTGATCTCGACCACGCTCGACCCCGACCTCGACGACCTGCGCCGGTGGCTGGCCTCGCCCGCCCTCCTCGGCTTCCCGTTCGACCGCTTCGGCCTGCCTGCCGCCGACCTGTCGAAGCTGCTGACACGGCGCCCCCACGAGATCGTCGCCCTGATCGGCGTGTTCCAGGACCTGGCCCGGCAGCACGACATCGACGCGGCGAGCATCGTCGGCGCCATCCTGCGCGCGCACTGCGAGCTGTCCGGGTTCCACGACGACGAGCTCGAGCAGCTGGCCGAGCAGGTGGGTCGGCGTCTCGGAAGCGGCGGGCCGGGGCGAGGGCCCACTCGCGAGGCGCTCCGCGCGTTCGTCGAGGGCAACTTCGTCGCCGCGATCGATGGCGGAGCGCTCAACACGCGACCCGCGTTGATGTCGCTGCTCTCCGCGCGCACCGGCGGGCCGAGATCGCGCCTCCTGCTGGCCTCCGGACTCACCGAGGCCGAGCAGGCGTTCGTCCTCGCCCGCGAGGCCGGCTATGGGCTGCTGGGCCCGGTCACGCGTTCGCTCACGCTGCCGGCCGAGGCCCCGGTCTCCTTCAGCGTGGCCCTCAACGACTTCCGGGCATCGTACTTCGCCGGTGCGTTGCTCGTGCCCCGCCAGCGGCTGGCGCGCGACCTGAAGCCAGTCTTCCGCGGGTCGACCTGGCAGCCCGAAGCGCTGCTCGCCCTCGCCGATCAGTACCGCGTCGTCCCGGAGGTGCTGATGCGACGGATCGCGCACGTGATCGCAGGGCAGTTCGGCGTGCCGGCGTACTGGACCGAGGTGAGCCTGGTCGATCGCGACCTCCGAGTGACCTTCTCCGTCGAGCCCTCGAGCGGACGCCGGCCCCTCTCCGTCAGCCGACACGAACACCTCTGCCGACGCTCTCTCGCGACGCGCCTCCTGACGTCGCTCGAGGCCTCCGATCGACCGATGGCGCCCACGTCGTCGCCCGCGGTGGGCGCGCAGCTGTCGACGTGGCCGGAGGCCAGCGGCGACTTCTTCAGCCTGGGCATGGGCGTGCCGCGATCGCTCGTCACGGGCGGCCCGATTGGCCTGGCGGTTGGCGCCTGGGCCGACGATGCCCTGGCGAAGACCATCCGGTTCGCGACGCCCCGCGCGCTGCCACGCATCGTGGTGGGCGCGACCTGCGAACGCTGCGCCCTCGGCCCCGACCAGTGCGGCGAACGGGTCGCCCCGGCCCGACGTCAGGACCGCACTGCCGCGCGCGACGCGCGCCGGCGCGAGCTCGCGGCACTCGGGGTGAGCGGTCCGTCCGACAGCGAACGGCCCTCGCCGGCAGTCCCCAGGGACCAGCGGCGTTCGAAAGGCGGCAGCCCGAGGCGTCGCTCGCTCGGCCTTCCGCGATAA
- a CDS encoding sigma-70 family RNA polymerase sigma factor, whose product MVTAQAATVADAAPDPVLDRARAGDEDAFGELVRTNQRLVYSLAWHMLRDRALAEDVAQEVFLQLSDRLDDIGSRAHLLHWLRRVTAHRAIDQARRQRARPAVPLDETPTPHLATPDVDPWVTRTLRRLVASLPPRARLVVVLRYQEDLDPLEIARLLDVPINTVKSLLRRSLAVLRRRATALQEVR is encoded by the coding sequence ATGGTCACCGCCCAGGCTGCCACCGTCGCCGATGCCGCTCCGGATCCCGTGCTCGACCGGGCACGCGCGGGCGACGAGGACGCGTTCGGCGAGCTGGTGCGGACCAACCAGCGGCTGGTGTACAGCCTGGCGTGGCACATGCTGCGCGACCGGGCGCTGGCCGAGGACGTGGCGCAGGAAGTCTTTCTGCAGCTGTCGGATCGGCTCGACGACATCGGGTCGCGGGCCCATCTCCTGCACTGGCTGCGCCGCGTCACCGCCCACCGGGCCATCGACCAGGCCCGGAGGCAACGGGCGCGGCCGGCGGTGCCGCTCGACGAGACCCCCACGCCGCACCTGGCGACCCCCGATGTCGACCCGTGGGTGACGCGCACGCTGCGACGCCTCGTGGCCTCGCTGCCCCCACGGGCCCGGTTGGTCGTCGTGCTGCGCTACCAGGAAGACCTCGACCCGCTGGAGATCGCCCGTCTGCTCGACGTGCCGATCAACACGGTCAAGAGCCTGCTGCGACGGAGCCTCGCGGTGCTGCGCCGCCGTGCCACGGCGCTCCAGGAGGTTCGGTGA
- a CDS encoding DUF4252 domain-containing protein, whose amino-acid sequence MSRTFTSRIALIAMMAAVAVVIPVRASGQEARLSLPAFDDLARRASESVDITLDLSLLRLAAGFLSDAGEDAAIKELVGGLQGVYVKSFEFDADGAYNPSDVDRVRAQLAKGPWARLVDVRSARDRSQTEVYVWRDQGVSKGLAVVSTEPRRLTIVNIVGTIDIDKLRRLEGQFGIPKLDLEAQAPPRK is encoded by the coding sequence ATGTCACGCACGTTCACGAGTCGCATCGCGCTCATCGCCATGATGGCCGCGGTCGCCGTGGTCATCCCGGTCCGCGCCTCGGGTCAGGAGGCTCGGCTGTCGCTGCCGGCCTTCGACGACCTGGCCAGGAGAGCGAGCGAGTCGGTCGACATCACGCTCGATCTCTCGCTCCTGCGGCTGGCCGCGGGGTTCCTCAGCGACGCGGGCGAAGACGCGGCCATCAAGGAGCTCGTAGGCGGCCTGCAGGGCGTCTACGTGAAGAGCTTCGAGTTCGACGCCGACGGCGCGTACAACCCCTCCGACGTCGACCGCGTCCGCGCCCAGCTTGCCAAGGGACCGTGGGCACGCCTCGTCGACGTGCGCAGCGCGCGCGACCGGAGCCAGACCGAGGTCTACGTGTGGCGGGACCAGGGCGTGTCGAAGGGGCTCGCCGTCGTCTCCACCGAGCCGCGCCGCCTGACCATCGTCAACATCGTCGGGACCATCGACATCGACAAGCTGAGGCGGCTCGAGGGGCAGTTCGGCATTCCCAAACTCGACCTCGAGGCGCAGGCGCCTCCCAGGAAGTAG
- the pncA gene encoding bifunctional nicotinamidase/pyrazinamidase → MVDFAHTALIVVDVQNDFCPGGALAVPEGDRVVPVMSRLAERMAAAGAPIVATRDWHPAESRHFVTAGGPWPVHCVAGTPGAAFHGGLRLPDGVIVVSKGQAPDEDGYSPFDGQTDAGDRLADALHARQVTRLVVGGLATDYCVKATVLDARRLGFEVDVVRDGIRAVDLRPGDEAQALGQMRDAGARLVDSAEIAPPVSARRPSPAPG, encoded by the coding sequence ATGGTGGACTTCGCGCACACGGCCCTGATCGTCGTCGACGTCCAGAACGACTTCTGCCCTGGTGGCGCGCTCGCCGTGCCCGAGGGCGACCGTGTCGTGCCGGTGATGTCACGGCTCGCCGAACGGATGGCGGCCGCCGGGGCGCCGATCGTCGCGACGCGCGACTGGCATCCGGCCGAATCCCGCCACTTCGTCACGGCCGGTGGTCCCTGGCCGGTCCACTGCGTGGCCGGCACTCCGGGCGCGGCATTCCACGGCGGCCTTCGTCTGCCCGATGGCGTCATCGTCGTCAGCAAGGGGCAGGCGCCCGATGAGGACGGGTATTCGCCCTTCGACGGCCAGACCGACGCCGGCGATCGCCTCGCCGACGCGCTGCACGCGCGCCAGGTCACGCGCCTCGTCGTGGGAGGCCTCGCCACCGACTACTGCGTGAAGGCGACGGTGCTCGACGCGCGACGTCTGGGATTCGAGGTGGACGTCGTCAGGGATGGCATCCGCGCGGTTGACCTGCGGCCGGGGGATGAGGCGCAGGCGCTCGGGCAGATGCGCGATGCGGGGGCTCGCCTCGTCGACTCGGCCGAGATCGCGCCGCCGGTCAGTGCCCGGCGACCCTCGCCAGCACCCGGTTGA
- a CDS encoding response regulator, translated as MTDRRATPLVMVVEDYEDARAMYVEYLRFCGFRVTEARNGVEALEQAFAALPDVILMDLALPQMDGWEATRRLKQDPRTAGVPIVALTGHALAGHADGARAAGCDAFVTKPCLPDALVDQINRVLARVAGH; from the coding sequence ATGACCGATCGTCGAGCGACGCCCCTCGTCATGGTGGTCGAAGACTACGAGGACGCCCGCGCGATGTACGTCGAGTACCTCAGGTTCTGCGGGTTCCGCGTCACCGAGGCCCGCAACGGCGTCGAGGCGCTCGAGCAGGCGTTCGCGGCCCTGCCCGACGTGATCCTCATGGACCTGGCGCTGCCACAGATGGACGGCTGGGAGGCGACGCGCCGGCTGAAACAGGATCCCCGCACGGCCGGAGTGCCTATCGTCGCCCTCACGGGCCATGCGCTCGCCGGCCACGCCGATGGCGCGAGGGCGGCTGGGTGCGATGCGTTCGTCACCAAGCCCTGTCTGCCCGATGCGCTGGTCGACCAGATCAACCGGGTGCTGGCGAGGGTCGCCGGGCACTGA
- a CDS encoding cytochrome-c peroxidase, whose product MLVVPRRLAALAVLGSLVLLVTACSWRASGTRPTWEHDNPIEPLPALPAGFEGRWDRLSSPPTPERVRLGRWLFYDFRLSADGTVSCGTCHRPDQAFSQTEPVSTGVFGRRGTRKSQGFANQAWASTPHLFWDGRVASFEAQAILPLTTAHEMGLTADELVAIVDGIAGYRPYFREAFGDEDVTVDRIVQAIADYEKTRLSGNSPWDRWQHRGEQRAVDERVRRGHELFFGQAACQPCHMGPNFTDGGFHNIGVGWDAETGRFSDEGRFVVTGEDVDRGAFKTPSLRDVSKRAPYMHDGSVATLREVVELYNRGGVPNPHLSGKIFPLGLTDADIEALVAFMRALDSGLPPEAPPVSFPPS is encoded by the coding sequence ATGCTGGTCGTTCCACGTCGCCTCGCGGCACTCGCCGTGCTCGGGTCGTTGGTTCTCCTCGTCACGGCGTGCAGCTGGCGGGCGTCCGGCACTCGACCCACGTGGGAGCACGACAATCCCATCGAGCCGCTGCCCGCTCTCCCAGCCGGTTTCGAAGGGCGCTGGGACCGGCTCTCATCCCCACCGACACCCGAACGCGTTCGACTGGGCCGCTGGCTCTTCTACGATTTCCGCCTCTCGGCCGACGGCACCGTCTCGTGCGGCACCTGTCATCGGCCCGATCAGGCGTTCTCGCAGACCGAGCCGGTGTCCACCGGCGTCTTCGGCCGACGCGGCACGCGCAAGTCGCAGGGATTCGCCAATCAGGCGTGGGCCTCGACGCCGCATCTGTTCTGGGATGGCCGAGTCGCCTCTTTCGAAGCGCAGGCGATCCTGCCGCTCACCACGGCGCACGAGATGGGCCTCACGGCCGACGAGCTCGTCGCCATTGTCGATGGCATCGCGGGGTACCGGCCGTATTTCCGGGAGGCCTTCGGCGACGAAGACGTCACCGTGGACCGCATCGTGCAGGCGATCGCCGACTACGAGAAGACTCGGCTCTCTGGCAACTCGCCGTGGGACCGGTGGCAACACCGCGGTGAGCAGCGGGCCGTCGACGAGCGGGTCAGGCGCGGCCACGAGCTGTTCTTCGGCCAGGCTGCGTGCCAGCCGTGTCACATGGGGCCGAACTTCACCGACGGTGGCTTCCACAACATCGGCGTCGGATGGGATGCCGAGACCGGCCGCTTCTCGGACGAAGGCCGGTTTGTGGTCACGGGCGAGGACGTCGATCGCGGGGCGTTCAAGACGCCGTCGCTTCGCGACGTGAGCAAGCGCGCGCCGTACATGCACGACGGCTCGGTGGCGACGCTGCGCGAGGTCGTCGAGCTGTACAACCGCGGAGGCGTGCCGAACCCGCACCTGTCCGGCAAGATCTTCCCGCTGGGGCTGACCGACGCCGACATCGAGGCGCTCGTCGCGTTCATGCGGGCCCTCGACAGCGGCCTGCCGCCGGAGGCTCCCCCCGTCTCGTTTCCGCCCTCCTGA